The Tripterygium wilfordii isolate XIE 37 chromosome 4, ASM1340144v1, whole genome shotgun sequence genome has a window encoding:
- the LOC119997822 gene encoding LOW QUALITY PROTEIN: probable indole-3-pyruvate monooxygenase YUCCA4 (The sequence of the model RefSeq protein was modified relative to this genomic sequence to represent the inferred CDS: deleted 2 bases in 1 codon) yields the protein MGSCSCVRREDHHELLQQKHCVSVHGPIIVGAGPSGLAASACLSENGVPSLILERSDCIASLWQNRTYDRLKLHLPKHFCELPLLGFPKNFPKYPTKRQFISYMESYAQHFLIKPIFNQSVEKAEFDHSCGFWRVQTQDCEYISRWLIVATGENAEPVIPEIPGIDKFKVPVVHTSTYKSGFEFKNQRVLVIGCGNSGMEVGLDLCRYNAIPHMVVRNTVHVLPREMFGVSTFGVAMALLKWLPLKLVDKVLLLLSSFILGNTDELGIRRPKTGPIELKNVTGKTPVLDVGALSQIRSGKIKVVEGVKEITRNGAKFMDGQEKEFDSIILATGYRSNVPTWLKGCDFFTKDGMPRTPFPNGWKGENGLYTVGFTRRGILGTTSDAVKIGQDIADRWRTIQDFNNTCNSHVILLRKHE from the exons ATGGGTTCTTGTTCTTGTGTTCGTAGAGAAGACCATCACGAGTTGTTGCAACAAAAGCATTGTGTTTCGGTCCATGGGCCTATCATAGTAGGTGCTGGACCATCTGGTCTAGCTGCCTCTGCTTGCTTATCTGAAAATGGAGTCCCTTCATTGATTCTTGAAAGGAGTGATTGCATAGCCTCTCTATGGCAAAACAGGACCTACGATCGCCTCAAACTCCACCTCCCCAAACACTTCTGTGAACTGCCACTTCTGGGTTTCCCTAAGAATTTCCCCAAGTACCCCACAAAGCGCCAGTTCATCTCTTACATGGAATCCTATGCTCAGCACTTCTTAATCAAACCAATATTCAATCAATCTGTTGAGAAGGCTGAGTTTGATCATTCTTGCGGGTTTTGGAGGGTTCAGACTCAAGATTGCGAGTACATTTCAAGGTGGCTTATTGTTGCTACTGGAGAAAATGCAGAGCCTGTGATTCCTGAAATTCCTGGTATTGACAAGTTCAAAGTCCCTGTTGTACATACAAGTACGTACAAGTCTGGTTTTGAGTTCAAGAACCAGAGGGTTTTGGTTATTGGGTGTGGTAATTCTGGCATGGAAGTTGGATTAGACCTCTGTAGATACAATGCCATCCCACACATGGTGGTTCGAAACACA GTCCATGTTCTACCAAGAGAGATGTTTGGGGTTTCAACGTTTGGGGTAGCCATGGCTCTTTTGAAGTGGCTACCATTGAAACTAGTTGACAAGGTCCTTCTTTTGCTGTCCAGTTTCATATTGGGCAACACAGACGAATTAGGTATCCGGCGACCGAAAACCGGCCCGATTGAGCTAAAAAATGTCACCGGAAAGACTCCGGTGCTTGATGTTGGTGCACTCTCACAAATAAGATCCGGGAAAATTAAG GTTGTGGAAGGTGTGAAGGAGATAACAAGAAATGGAGCAAAATTTATGGATGGACAAGAGAAGGAATTTGATTCAATAATCTTGGCAACTGGTTACAGAAGCAATGTACCTACTTGGCTGAAG GGTTGTGATTTTTTCACTAAGGACGGCATGCCTAGAACGCCGTTTCCTAACGGTTGGAAAGGAGAGAACGGACTGTACACGGTTGGATTTACGAGAAGGGGAATTCTTGGAACGACCTCTGACGCCGTTAAAATTGGTCAGGATATTGCAGATCGTTGG AGGACAATTCAGGACTTCAACAACACTTGTAATTCCCATGTTATCCTACTCAGAAAACATGAATAA